In the Rhodospirillales bacterium genome, one interval contains:
- the metW gene encoding methionine biosynthesis protein MetW: MSQSAPRRADLRLIAELVTRGGRVLDVGCGDGSLLETLETEKQVKGQGIEIRNNRVEACMRRGLTVIQGDADTDLPDFPDRAFDYVILSQALQNMHRPREVLDQLLRIGQRAIVSFPNLGHWRARLTLLWRGRMPIVETNGMPRSWYDTPNIHLCTIRDFLLMCETLGITVEEGHAVGRDGSLRRLGAGTAWETLWTHQAVYVLTRSRRAANGG; the protein is encoded by the coding sequence GTGAGCCAATCGGCACCGCGCCGCGCCGACCTCCGTCTGATCGCGGAACTGGTGACCCGCGGCGGGCGGGTGCTGGATGTCGGGTGCGGGGACGGATCCCTCCTGGAGACGCTGGAAACCGAAAAGCAGGTCAAGGGGCAGGGGATCGAGATCCGGAACAACCGGGTCGAGGCCTGCATGCGCCGGGGGCTGACCGTCATCCAGGGCGACGCGGACACGGACCTTCCGGACTTCCCCGACCGCGCCTTCGACTACGTCATCCTCAGCCAGGCTCTCCAGAACATGCACCGACCGCGCGAGGTGCTCGACCAACTGCTCCGGATCGGCCAACGCGCCATCGTGTCGTTCCCCAACCTCGGCCATTGGCGCGCGCGGCTGACGCTCCTCTGGCGTGGCCGCATGCCCATCGTGGAAACCAACGGCATGCCGCGGTCCTGGTATGACACGCCGAACATCCACCTCTGCACGATCCGCGATTTCCTCCTGATGTGCGAAACGCTCGGTATCACCGTGGAAGAGGGACATGCGGTGGGCAGGGACGGCTCGCTCCGCCGGCTTGGTGCAGGTACCGCCTGGGAGACGTTGTGGACCCACCAGGCCGTGTACGTGCTGACCCGTTCCCGCCGGGCGGCTAACGGTGGATGA